The nucleotide window TTTTCTTTGTCGGTTTCTTTTGGACCATCAGCAAAAACAAAAACGACAATCAGTTGAAGAATTTGTAGAGGAAGGGTTTAATTGTTTTAATCGTTTAAAGGTTTAATTGTTTAAAATTGGGTTTGTTCAACCAATTGCAAATTTTGAATAGCCTCCAGCTTCAGCTGGAGAGAAATAAATGAATAAGGGAAAGGCTTTAGCCAAAATAAATGGGTTCATAACAGTTCATCTATTAAAATCAACAGTTCAGTTATTATAAATTTTAAAATGGTTGCAACCAATATAAATTTGTTCAAGAATAAAAGGAATAACAATACAATCAAGAGTTTCAATAGTAAATCAATCACAACTAAAAAATCAATCACCATGTTAAAAATCATTACAGCAATCGCATTTTTTATCTGCAGTTTATTGTCTGCTCAAAATGTAAATCTTACAGTTTCTGTTTCGGGTTTAAAGAGCAACAAAGGAACCTTGAGAGTAGGTTTGTATAATTCGGAAAACATGTTTTTAAAAACGGCCTTCAAAGGAATTTCATCCGAAATCAAAAACAACAGTGCGACCGTAACTTTTGTTGGTATTCCAAAAGGAGTTTATGGAATTTCGGCCTTTCAAGACGAAAATAATGATGGTAAACTTGACAAGAATATCGTGGGAATTCCTTCAGAAGATTTTGCTTGTTCAAACAATGCCAAAGGATTTATGGGGCCTCCAAGATATGAGGATGCTAAATTCGAGGTCAATAAAGATTCAAAAATAGATGTAAAATTCAATAACTAAACAAAACCATTTAAACTTAATTAAGATGAAAAAAATTATCGCTATTATCGCATTATTTACAGCTGTTATAAGTTCAGCGCAAGGACAATTTGAGCAAGGCATGGGGAAAGCAATGCAGCTTTGGAAAGAAGGGAAAAATACTGAGGCCTCCGATTTGTTTGAGCGAATCGCGGCGGCAGATAAAACGAGTTGGTTACCTAACTATTATGTGGCATTGGTAAATACGACTTCTTCATTTAAAACGCAGGATAAAACACAAATCAGCGCAATGCTTACC belongs to Flavobacterium aquiphilum and includes:
- a CDS encoding DUF2141 domain-containing protein, coding for MLKIITAIAFFICSLLSAQNVNLTVSVSGLKSNKGTLRVGLYNSENMFLKTAFKGISSEIKNNSATVTFVGIPKGVYGISAFQDENNDGKLDKNIVGIPSEDFACSNNAKGFMGPPRYEDAKFEVNKDSKIDVKFNN